One part of the Marispirochaeta sp. genome encodes these proteins:
- a CDS encoding queuosine precursor transporter, translating into MAELGFPLQNEALWALLLFINFFTIIVLYRVMGKTGLYIWIPISVIIANIQVLKTVNIFGFTATLGNIVYATSFLVTDILSENYGKNEAKKAVWVGFFAIFVMTLFMNIAIWFVPAPSDFAQEALSSIFLIMPRIAGASLAAYILSQRHDVWAYSFWRNRFPEDRQIWIRNNLSTMVSQLIDSIVFVLIAFWGLYEMRVLMDILITTYVIKWLVAVADTPFIYWAKRIREKYL; encoded by the coding sequence ATGGCAGAACTAGGATTTCCTTTACAGAACGAGGCCCTGTGGGCGCTGTTACTGTTTATCAATTTTTTCACCATTATCGTCCTGTACCGCGTAATGGGAAAAACCGGGCTCTATATCTGGATACCCATCTCTGTAATTATTGCCAATATCCAGGTCCTGAAGACGGTGAATATTTTCGGTTTTACCGCGACCCTGGGCAACATTGTATACGCAACATCCTTTCTTGTTACGGATATTCTTTCCGAAAACTATGGGAAAAACGAGGCGAAAAAGGCGGTTTGGGTAGGTTTCTTTGCAATTTTCGTAATGACTCTTTTTATGAATATTGCTATCTGGTTTGTCCCGGCACCGTCGGATTTTGCCCAGGAGGCACTCTCTTCAATCTTCCTGATCATGCCTCGAATAGCCGGAGCAAGCCTTGCGGCATATATTCTTTCCCAGCGCCACGATGTCTGGGCCTACAGTTTCTGGCGCAACCGTTTTCCGGAAGACAGACAGATATGGATCCGTAACAATCTGAGTACAATGGTCAGTCAGCTGATCGATTCGATTGTCTTTGTACTCATTGCCTTCTGGGGCTTATATGAAATGCGGGTGCTCATGGATATTCTGATTACAACTTACGTTATCAAATGGCTGGTCGCCGTCGCCGATACGCCCTTTATCTACTGGGCAAAGCGGATACGGGAGAAGTATCTGTAA